One region of Quercus lobata isolate SW786 chromosome 2, ValleyOak3.0 Primary Assembly, whole genome shotgun sequence genomic DNA includes:
- the LOC115976519 gene encoding putative E3 ubiquitin-protein ligase RING1a, with amino-acid sequence MVSVEEPKPSPKNPVANGQNVDGVFSPRFKSMAALAGWDEEALLLASLVVEDTPERETKNKKRSDLLFKTPPSNSRRKRRAQRKSPISIPVAVLDLDEEETTRKGTESEKKNPEMKNVVNDEKKKGANESPEQNSSVSCSSSGLPCMDKLREELSCAICLEICFEPSTTPCGHSFCKKCLRSAADKCGKKCPKCRQLISNGRSCTVNTVLWNTIQLLFPHEVEARKAAGALNSREAGCKIPETAFYNNLRNESTRASGVSSRDTSSRRRRGTVSHVENAALAIRSQRGDEDQSQERGVYNNVRIRSSQPGVSSRDTRVRARRGMLSQDEDAALALRLQREEFMDAFRETSEQSSSSLSLARANLRAMASRAINLRIRGRTNM; translated from the exons ATGGTGAGTGTAGAAGAACCAAAACCAAGTCCAAAAAACCCAGTTGCAAATGGGCAAAACGTGGACGGTGTATTCAGCCCCAGATTTAAATCTATGGCGGCCTTGGCTGGTTGGGATGAAGAGGCTCTCTTGCTTGCAAGCCTTGTCGTCGAGGACACGCCTGAACGAGAGACTAAGAACAAGAAACGCTCTGATTTACTTTTCAAGACTCCACCCAGCAATTCAAGAAG GAAACGTAGGGCTCAGAGAAAGAGTCCAATTTCAATCCCAGTTGCGGTTCTTGATCTAGATGAAGAAGAAACTACAAGAAAAG GCACAGAGAGCGAGAAAAAGAATCCagaaatgaaaaatgttgtgaatgatgaaaagaagaaaggagCAAATGAATCACCAGAGCAAAATTCTAGTGTTTCATGCTCAAGTTCAGGTCTTCCTTGTATGGATAAGCTTAGAGAAGAGCTATCTTGCGca ATTTGTTTGGAGATTTGTTTTGAACCTAGTACTACTCCTTGTGGACACAG TTTTTGTAAGAAATGTCTGCGATCTGCTGCGGATAAATGTGGGAAAAAGTGCCCAAAGTGCAGACAACTAATAAG CAATGGAAGATCTTGCACCGTGAACACAGTTCTTTGGAACACAATACAGCTTCTCTTTCCACACGAAGTAGAAGCAAGGAAGGCAGCCGGCGCCTTGAATAGTCGAGAAGCTGGGTGTAAAATCCCAGAAACAGCCTTTTATAATAATCTGAGGAATGAAAGTACCAGAGCATCCGGTGTATCAAGCAGAGATACAAGttcaaggagaagaagagggacaGTAAGCCATGTTGAGAATGCTGCATTAGCTATAAGGTCTCAGAGAGGAGATGAGGATCAAAGCCAGGAAAGAGGGGTTTATAATAATGTGAGGATTCGAAGTAGCCAACCTGGGGTTTCAAGTAGAGATACAAGGGTGAGAGCAAGAAGAGGGATGTTGAGCCAAGATGAGGATGCTGCACTAGCTCTAAGGTTGCAGAGAGAAGAGTTTATGGATGCTTTTAGGGAAACCAGTGAGCAATCTAGCAGCTCTCTTTCCTTAGCCAGAGCAAACTTAAGAGCCATGGCATCTAGAGCCATTAACCTTCGTATTAGAGGCCGCACTAATATGTAG